In the genome of Candidatus Methylomirabilota bacterium, the window CGAAGAGCCGCATGTTCAGCTCGGCCTCGTGGTGCGGCATCCCGCCGAATGCGAACTCGGTGACCAGGTGGTCCAGGCCGGTGAGCCGCCGCAGCTCGGCCAGCTGCTGGAGACATTCGTCGGGCGTGCCCACGACCTGGATCTTCACGTAGAAGTCGGCCGCCTTCTGCCGGAAGCTCGGGTCCTTCATCTTGGCGTAGGTCTTGGCGGTCGCGCCGTACGCCTCGTAGCCCTTCACCGCGCCGAGGTGTCCGTCCGAGAAGTGGTAGTGGGCGTCGATCGAGTCGAACTTGCGGCTCAAGTACCTCACCGCGCGCTCGTGCGCCTCGGCGCGGCTGTCCGCCACCGAGACGTTGGTCAGGATGATCGGCGGCCGCGGCGGGTGTCCCACGCCCTGCGCGATCTCCCGGTAGCGCCGGATATCCTCGGCCGCCTTCGGCCACTCGTTCTGCATGATCACCAGGACGCCGAAGCCCAGCTTGGCCATGATCTCGGCCGACTCCGGGCTGACCGAGGAGGCGTAGATGCGGCGCTCCGGATGTGAGATCGGACGCGGGCGAATGGACGTCCGCGGGATGGTGAAGAACTCGCCCTGCCACTCGAAGACGTCCTGGCTCAGCGCACGGACCACGATCTGAGCGGTCTCCACGAAGCGGGCCCGGGCTTCCTCCATGGG includes:
- a CDS encoding LLM class flavin-dependent oxidoreductase yields the protein PMEEARARFVETAQIVVRALSQDVFEWQGEFFTIPRTSIRPRPISHPERRIYASSVSPESAEIMAKLGFGVLVIMQNEWPKAAEDIRRYREIAQGVGHPPRPPIILTNVSVADSRAEAHERAVRYLSRKFDSIDAHYHFSDGHLGAVKGYEAYGATAKTYAKMKDPSFRQKAADFYVKIQVVGTPDECLQQLAELRRLTGLDHLVTEFAFGGMPHHEAELNMRLFADRVMPTLQRDSAFAAPSPAAPPESSAVGQAEGIFAPA